From one Pseudanabaena sp. FACHB-2040 genomic stretch:
- a CDS encoding sulfotransferase family protein: MANLRDRFLREASQFSNYVEAELFNLSIHISLKHRYLYVDTPKVGCSTIKLTLQRLELGDEHFTREDFEDIHLRKFSPLLLPIQVGPLDTFLSRTDIFKFCFVRNPYTRILSCYLDKIAAPHPIKAQILRQLGRNYTDLHTAVSFEEFISAVEEQPISTMDPHWRLQYYQTFQESIKFDFIGRYENFGEDLQTVGEKLSPNFSKYFFHERRNSTSSAGKASDFYTPELRERIYRIYELDFDYFGYPKEA; the protein is encoded by the coding sequence ATGGCAAATCTCAGGGATCGTTTTTTAAGGGAAGCAAGCCAGTTCTCTAACTACGTTGAGGCGGAACTGTTTAATCTCTCGATTCACATTTCCCTTAAGCATAGGTACCTCTATGTAGATACTCCCAAAGTGGGCTGCTCCACCATTAAGCTGACTCTACAGCGGCTAGAACTAGGGGACGAGCACTTCACTCGAGAAGATTTTGAAGACATTCACCTACGCAAATTCTCCCCGCTGCTGCTGCCGATCCAGGTGGGGCCTTTGGACACTTTTTTGAGCCGCACTGATATTTTTAAGTTCTGCTTTGTGAGGAATCCCTATACTCGTATCCTCTCCTGCTACCTCGATAAGATTGCTGCTCCCCACCCCATCAAAGCTCAAATTCTCAGACAGTTAGGCCGCAACTACACTGACCTCCATACTGCAGTTTCGTTTGAAGAATTTATTTCCGCAGTGGAAGAGCAACCTATCTCAACAATGGACCCGCACTGGCGGCTGCAGTACTATCAGACGTTTCAAGAATCCATCAAGTTTGACTTCATTGGCAGGTATGAAAACTTTGGCGAAGACCTGCAAACCGTTGGTGAGAAGCTGTCGCCTAATTTCTCCAAATACTTCTTTCATGAGCGGCGAAACAGCACGTCCTCAGCCGGTAAGGCGTCTGATTTTTACACGCCTGAACTGCGAGAGCGGATTTACAGAATTTATGAGCTGGATTTTGACTACTTTGGCTATCCCAAAGAGGCCTGA
- a CDS encoding aminotransferase class V-fold PLP-dependent enzyme produces MVAVKPRLAFKQFASDNYSGICPEALDYMLSANSGDAPAYGNDEWTQRASDKLRDLFEADCEVFFVFNGTAANSLALASLCQSYHSVICHQLAHIETDECGAPEFASNGSKLLLVKGENGKLDPMAVEQLITQRTDIHFPKPKVISVTQTTECGTLYSADELLALKELAQRYGLRIHMDGARFANAIASTHKTPAELSWKVGVDVLCFCGTKNGLAVGEAIIFFNKALAEDFAYRCKQAGQLASKMRFISAPWLGLLESGAWLRNAEHANEMAAYLEQQLSHIPGIHLMFPRQANALFVQMPEPAIAQLQSRGWIFYTFIGVGGVRLMCDWGTNHEDIDALVRDINKAMAEAA; encoded by the coding sequence GTGGTAGCTGTTAAACCTAGGCTTGCATTTAAGCAATTTGCCAGTGATAACTATTCAGGGATCTGCCCGGAAGCGCTGGACTATATGTTGTCGGCCAATTCGGGGGATGCTCCGGCCTATGGCAACGATGAGTGGACTCAGCGGGCTAGCGACAAGCTGCGGGATCTGTTTGAGGCAGACTGCGAAGTTTTCTTTGTTTTCAACGGCACGGCGGCTAATTCGCTAGCTTTGGCCTCGCTGTGCCAGTCTTACCACAGCGTGATTTGCCATCAGCTGGCCCACATTGAGACAGATGAGTGTGGTGCGCCTGAGTTTGCTTCCAATGGCTCTAAGCTGCTGCTCGTGAAGGGGGAAAACGGCAAGCTCGACCCGATGGCGGTAGAGCAGCTGATTACCCAACGCACCGACATTCACTTTCCCAAGCCTAAGGTGATCAGCGTTACCCAAACAACGGAGTGCGGCACGCTGTATTCTGCCGATGAACTGCTGGCGTTGAAGGAACTGGCGCAACGCTATGGCTTACGAATTCACATGGATGGGGCGCGGTTTGCTAATGCGATCGCATCTACCCACAAAACCCCCGCTGAGCTGAGCTGGAAGGTCGGTGTAGACGTGCTCTGCTTCTGCGGCACCAAAAACGGTCTGGCTGTGGGGGAGGCCATTATTTTTTTCAACAAAGCCCTGGCCGAAGACTTTGCCTACCGCTGCAAGCAAGCTGGACAGCTAGCCTCTAAAATGCGCTTTATTTCTGCCCCTTGGCTGGGCCTGCTAGAGTCGGGAGCCTGGCTGCGAAATGCCGAGCATGCCAACGAGATGGCGGCCTATTTAGAGCAGCAGCTGAGCCATATCCCCGGCATTCACCTAATGTTTCCCCGACAGGCCAATGCGCTATTTGTGCAGATGCCAGAGCCCGCAATAGCTCAACTGCAAAGCAGAGGCTGGATTTTCTATACGTTTATTGGCGTGGGGGGCGTGCGGCTGATGTGTGACTGGGGCACCAACCATGAAGACATTGACGCGCTGGTGCGAGACATTAATAAGGCGATGGCAGAGGCCGCCTAG
- a CDS encoding DUF1499 domain-containing protein — MIRLLFGLLLAVVLTLGGWLTPIAPAYANSEPMFLAALPGLSGFFAGQRPTNLGVKAGKLAPCPNSPNCVVSQGAQNGENAIAPIPFTTDPATALATLKTVVKSQPRTEIIQASDDYLYAEFSSQLMGFVDDVEFYIDPAESVIHVRSASRMGQSDLGVNRKRIETLRAEFTAAQA; from the coding sequence ATGATTCGTCTGCTTTTTGGCCTGTTGCTGGCTGTTGTTTTAACCCTGGGAGGCTGGCTCACCCCCATTGCTCCCGCTTACGCTAACTCGGAACCTATGTTTTTAGCTGCTCTACCTGGACTCAGTGGATTTTTCGCCGGACAGCGCCCTACCAACCTGGGCGTAAAAGCTGGCAAACTTGCCCCCTGCCCTAATTCACCCAACTGTGTGGTGAGCCAGGGCGCGCAGAATGGAGAAAATGCGATCGCACCTATCCCCTTCACCACCGACCCAGCCACCGCCCTAGCTACGCTCAAAACGGTGGTCAAATCCCAGCCTCGTACCGAAATTATTCAAGCGAGCGACGACTATCTCTATGCCGAGTTCTCTAGCCAACTCATGGGCTTTGTAGACGACGTAGAGTTTTACATCGATCCAGCAGAATCAGTGATCCATGTCCGGTCGGCCTCCCGCATGGGCCAGTCGGATTTGGGCGTCAACCGCAAGCGCATCGAGACCCTCCGGGCCGAGTTTACGGCTGCCCAGGCTTAA
- a CDS encoding DUF4336 domain-containing protein — MSSSTERFQSIIRSKDWAWPFWPVLPLYPYGQRRTLRHEIVKDTIWTFDQVQGIFYVIVPIRMTVVRLERGGLLVYAPVAPTPECLRLMRELETRHGEVKYIILPTVSGIEHKVFVGPFARCFPKAQVFVAPEQWSFPVNLPLNWLGLPADRTQILPPESSKTPFGDQFDYAILGPLGLGLGPFVEVAFFHRSTRSLLVTDSVVSISEDPPPVLLQDPFPLLFHAKDSALEVPQDTPDNRRRGWQRICLFGFYFRPSALDVEKPGKLFREAFNAPDRSRRNFFGLYPFRWQPDWQLAFETLRGRGRLLVAPVLQTLIFPRGPKEVIAWADWVAAWQFERIIPCHMDAPISAGPKEFRQAFSFLERHPPEEALTNGHRPLPQEDFELLRQLESVLVKGKVTPPAQGKI, encoded by the coding sequence TTGTCCAGTTCGACAGAAAGGTTCCAGTCAATCATCCGCTCCAAGGATTGGGCCTGGCCTTTTTGGCCGGTGCTGCCACTCTATCCCTACGGGCAGCGGCGAACTCTGCGCCACGAAATTGTTAAAGATACGATCTGGACTTTTGACCAAGTACAGGGCATTTTCTACGTCATCGTGCCGATTCGGATGACCGTGGTGCGATTGGAGCGAGGCGGCTTGCTGGTGTATGCGCCGGTTGCGCCAACGCCAGAGTGTCTGCGGCTGATGCGAGAGCTAGAAACCCGGCATGGCGAGGTGAAGTACATCATTTTGCCGACGGTTTCGGGCATTGAGCACAAGGTATTTGTGGGGCCGTTTGCCCGCTGCTTCCCCAAAGCGCAGGTGTTTGTTGCTCCAGAGCAGTGGAGCTTTCCGGTCAACCTACCATTGAACTGGCTGGGGCTGCCTGCTGATCGAACTCAGATTTTGCCTCCAGAAAGTTCCAAGACCCCATTTGGAGATCAGTTTGACTACGCCATTTTGGGGCCGCTTGGGCTGGGGTTAGGGCCATTTGTAGAGGTTGCTTTTTTTCATCGCAGTACGCGATCGCTCCTGGTCACCGACTCGGTCGTTTCAATTTCCGAAGATCCGCCCCCAGTTTTGCTGCAAGATCCCTTCCCGCTGCTGTTTCACGCTAAAGACAGCGCCTTAGAAGTGCCCCAAGATACCCCAGACAACCGGCGCAGGGGCTGGCAGCGCATTTGCCTGTTTGGGTTCTATTTCCGGCCCAGCGCGTTAGATGTGGAAAAGCCAGGAAAGCTGTTTCGCGAGGCGTTCAACGCACCAGATCGTTCGCGGCGCAACTTCTTTGGCCTCTACCCGTTTCGCTGGCAGCCCGATTGGCAGCTCGCCTTTGAGACCCTGCGCGGCAGAGGCCGCCTTTTGGTAGCCCCAGTCCTGCAAACGCTGATTTTTCCCAGAGGGCCAAAAGAAGTGATTGCCTGGGCCGATTGGGTCGCAGCCTGGCAGTTCGAGCGCATCATTCCCTGCCACATGGACGCGCCCATTTCGGCTGGCCCCAAAGAGTTTCGGCAAGCATTTAGCTTTTTAGAGCGTCACCCCCCCGAAGAAGCCCTAACCAACGGGCACCGTCCCCTTCCCCAAGAAGACTTCGAGCTACTGCGCCAGCTAGAGTCAGTCCTAGTTAAGGGGAAAGTAACCCCCCCAGCCCAGGGAAAGATCTAG
- a CDS encoding DUF2358 domain-containing protein: MEEFTDFAPACQKAAEQVIETLWADLPTLFEKDITYDIYTSDILFKDPVNQFKGKFNYRIIFWTLRFHGRLFFTELFFDLHDVKPVAPEQIRADWTVRGTLRLPWQTRLFFNGFSIYRLTPEGQIYEHIDTWDRSPGEILRQFLPAKSSAGS, from the coding sequence ATGGAAGAGTTTACTGACTTTGCTCCGGCTTGTCAGAAAGCAGCCGAGCAGGTGATAGAAACCCTATGGGCTGACCTGCCTACTCTGTTTGAAAAAGACATTACCTACGATATCTATACCTCAGACATTCTCTTTAAAGATCCGGTCAACCAATTCAAGGGCAAATTCAATTACCGCATCATTTTCTGGACCCTGCGATTTCATGGACGTCTGTTTTTTACCGAGCTGTTCTTTGATTTGCACGACGTGAAGCCTGTTGCCCCTGAGCAGATCCGAGCGGATTGGACAGTGCGGGGGACCTTGCGATTGCCATGGCAGACCCGTCTGTTCTTCAATGGCTTTTCGATCTATCGACTCACGCCCGAGGGCCAAATTTACGAACATATCGATACTTGGGATCGATCTCCGGGTGAAATTCTGCGCCAGTTTTTGCCTGCCAAATCGTCCGCCGGCTCTTAG
- a CDS encoding heavy metal translocating P-type ATPase yields MQVLPNQTEALTSEPSSQSNAPTRETVVLDVSGMKCAGCVRAVEKQLNGCEGVLSATVNLVTEVAVVEMEKGKVAPETLAERVSEAGFPTQPRTSDGGDGTAGLAHWVERKQQEQKSYLGRLAIATLLLALSTLGHLNHFGWLTVPILSDLWFHFLLATVTLIGPARSIVVDGWQGLRRLAPNMNTLVALGALSAYTASVVAFFMPQLGWECFFDEPVMLLSFILLGRTLEQRARYQAADALRSLVALQPTVARLISDPDKAEAAQTGVEVPASCVHTGEWVQVLPGEKIPADGEVVAGQSTVDESMLTGEAMPVLKQPGDTVAAGTLNQSGAVAIKVMGTGKDTVLAQMIRLVETAQSRKAPIQRLADVISGYFTYGVMTLATLTFLFWYFVGLPLWPEVMGHALGHMHAAHHMTAQSSTLLVSLKLAIAVLVIACPCALGLATPTAILVGSGMGAERGLLIRGGDILETVHHLNTVVFDKTGTLTVGQPQVTDTVLLAGIGEDDLLRLAATVESGTRHPLAIAIQAAAQQRELPLLKANHFQTEPGLGIAASVTWQEAEPVCRLGNRAWMEQQGIGLSQAVENQVNALAQAGKTVVYVALDQTLVGLIGVSDVLRPDAQQAVDRLQSMGLSVVMLTGDRKVVGDAIAAQLGLPKKQVIAEVTPQGKVEAITQLQSQGQKVALVGDGINDAPALAQADVGITLNSGTDIAVETADVILMRDQLMGVVEAIHLSRATFNKIRQNLAWAFAYNLVGIPLAAGVLLPTLGISLNPAFAGGLMAFSSVTVVLNSLLLRRQAST; encoded by the coding sequence ATGCAGGTTTTGCCCAACCAAACGGAAGCCTTAACCTCCGAGCCTTCCAGTCAGAGCAATGCCCCTACCCGAGAAACGGTGGTGCTCGATGTGAGCGGCATGAAGTGTGCTGGCTGCGTGCGAGCTGTGGAAAAACAGCTCAACGGCTGCGAGGGGGTGCTATCGGCCACGGTGAACCTAGTGACTGAGGTGGCCGTGGTTGAAATGGAAAAGGGCAAGGTTGCCCCCGAAACCCTAGCCGAGCGGGTGAGTGAAGCAGGCTTTCCAACCCAGCCTAGAACCTCGGATGGCGGCGATGGCACTGCGGGGCTAGCCCACTGGGTAGAGCGCAAACAGCAGGAGCAAAAGTCTTATCTGGGGCGGCTTGCGATCGCAACGCTCCTCCTAGCCCTCTCCACGTTGGGCCACCTCAACCACTTTGGCTGGCTGACGGTGCCTATCCTCAGCGACCTGTGGTTTCACTTTTTGCTGGCTACGGTGACACTGATTGGCCCTGCTCGCAGCATTGTCGTAGACGGCTGGCAGGGGCTGCGGCGGCTAGCTCCCAATATGAATACGCTAGTGGCACTGGGGGCCTTGAGTGCCTACACCGCCAGCGTGGTAGCCTTTTTCATGCCTCAGCTGGGCTGGGAGTGCTTTTTTGATGAGCCGGTGATGCTGCTTAGCTTTATCTTGCTGGGTCGCACGCTGGAGCAGCGAGCCCGGTATCAGGCAGCAGATGCGTTGCGATCGCTAGTCGCGCTCCAGCCCACTGTGGCCCGGCTGATCTCCGACCCTGATAAAGCCGAGGCTGCTCAGACCGGTGTAGAAGTTCCGGCGAGCTGCGTTCATACCGGGGAATGGGTGCAGGTGCTGCCGGGTGAGAAGATCCCGGCAGATGGCGAGGTTGTCGCAGGGCAGTCCACTGTAGATGAGTCGATGCTCACGGGCGAAGCCATGCCCGTACTCAAGCAGCCGGGAGATACAGTGGCAGCGGGTACGCTGAACCAGTCAGGCGCGGTCGCTATCAAAGTGATGGGCACCGGCAAAGACACGGTACTGGCCCAGATGATCCGCCTGGTGGAGACGGCACAGAGCCGTAAGGCCCCAATTCAACGGCTAGCCGACGTCATCTCTGGGTACTTCACCTACGGCGTGATGACCCTGGCGACCTTGACGTTTCTCTTTTGGTACTTCGTTGGCCTGCCCCTCTGGCCCGAGGTGATGGGTCATGCTCTGGGCCACATGCACGCTGCCCACCACATGACGGCCCAGTCTTCTACGCTGCTGGTAAGCCTGAAGCTAGCCATCGCGGTGCTGGTGATTGCCTGCCCCTGTGCGTTGGGTTTAGCGACTCCGACCGCTATCCTTGTAGGCTCTGGCATGGGCGCGGAGCGGGGGCTGCTGATTCGGGGCGGCGATATTCTCGAAACGGTGCATCACCTCAATACAGTGGTGTTTGATAAGACAGGCACGCTGACGGTGGGCCAGCCCCAGGTGACTGATACGGTATTGCTGGCAGGGATCGGTGAAGATGACCTGCTGCGGCTGGCGGCGACGGTCGAGAGCGGCACCCGGCACCCGCTTGCGATCGCAATCCAAGCTGCCGCTCAGCAAAGAGAACTTCCTCTGCTCAAGGCCAATCATTTCCAGACCGAGCCGGGATTGGGCATTGCTGCCAGTGTCACCTGGCAAGAAGCGGAGCCCGTTTGCCGGTTGGGGAACCGAGCCTGGATGGAGCAGCAGGGCATTGGTCTGAGCCAGGCTGTTGAGAACCAAGTTAATGCGCTAGCCCAAGCGGGCAAAACGGTTGTGTATGTGGCGCTTGACCAGACTTTGGTGGGTCTGATTGGGGTATCTGACGTGCTGCGGCCCGACGCGCAGCAGGCAGTTGATCGGCTGCAGTCAATGGGGCTGTCGGTGGTTATGCTGACCGGCGATCGCAAGGTAGTGGGAGATGCGATCGCAGCTCAACTCGGTCTGCCCAAAAAACAAGTCATTGCCGAAGTCACTCCCCAAGGTAAAGTCGAGGCTATTACCCAACTCCAATCTCAGGGACAAAAAGTTGCCCTAGTAGGCGACGGCATCAACGATGCGCCTGCTTTAGCCCAGGCCGATGTCGGTATCACCCTCAACTCCGGCACCGATATTGCTGTGGAAACTGCCGATGTCATCCTCATGCGCGACCAGCTCATGGGCGTGGTCGAAGCCATTCACCTTAGCCGCGCTACGTTCAATAAAATTCGGCAGAATCTAGCTTGGGCCTTTGCCTACAATCTGGTTGGTATTCCTCTGGCTGCGGGCGTGCTGCTGCCAACGTTGGGCATTAGCCTCAATCCGGCCTTTGCTGGTGGTCTGATGGCCTTTAGCTCCGTCACTGTGGTTCTAAACTCTCTGCTCCTGCGGCGACAGGCATCAACGTAA
- the gndA gene encoding NADP-dependent phosphogluconate dehydrogenase, producing MAQSFGVIGLAVMGENLALNVERNGFPVAVYNRSPEKTQAFMQERAPGKNVQATYSLEEFVGALERPRRILVMVKAGKPVDAVIAQLRPLLQEDDMIIDGGNSLYEDTERRVSELESTGLSYIGMGVSGGEEGALNGPSLMPGGTKAAYDSIEPIVTKIAAQVDDGPCVTYIGPGGSGHYVKMVHNGIEYGDMQLIAEAYDLLKNVLGLNHTQLHEVFAEWNTTDELDSYLIEITADIFTKIDEETSKPIVELIVDAAGQKGTGRWTVMSALEMGVSIPTIIAAVNSRIMSSIKEERVAASKQLTGPSARFDGDTQAFVNKIRDALYCSKICSYAQGMALIGAASKSFNYDLDLGEIARIWKGGCIIRARFLNKIKHAYDENGSLANLLLAPEFKQTILDRQESWREVIAMAAKLGIPVPAFSASLDYFDSYRRDRLPQNLTQAQRDYFGAHTYERVDKAGTFHTEWMKEAAKV from the coding sequence ATGGCACAGAGTTTTGGTGTAATTGGACTGGCCGTCATGGGCGAAAACCTGGCGCTTAACGTTGAGCGCAACGGGTTTCCTGTGGCTGTCTACAATCGCTCCCCGGAAAAAACCCAGGCCTTCATGCAGGAGCGCGCCCCCGGTAAAAACGTCCAGGCCACCTATTCCCTAGAGGAGTTTGTGGGGGCACTAGAGCGACCCCGCCGCATTCTGGTGATGGTCAAAGCAGGCAAACCCGTTGATGCTGTCATCGCTCAGCTACGGCCCCTGCTGCAGGAAGACGACATGATCATCGACGGCGGCAACTCTCTTTATGAAGACACTGAGCGCCGCGTAAGCGAACTAGAATCCACCGGACTCAGCTACATTGGCATGGGTGTCAGTGGTGGCGAAGAGGGCGCATTAAATGGCCCCAGCCTGATGCCCGGCGGCACCAAAGCTGCCTATGACTCAATTGAGCCCATCGTCACCAAGATTGCAGCTCAGGTCGATGACGGCCCCTGCGTGACCTACATCGGTCCCGGCGGCTCAGGGCACTATGTCAAAATGGTGCACAACGGCATTGAATACGGCGACATGCAGCTAATTGCCGAAGCCTACGACCTGCTGAAAAACGTTCTGGGGCTCAACCATACCCAGCTCCATGAAGTCTTTGCCGAGTGGAACACCACTGACGAGCTCGACTCTTACCTAATTGAGATTACGGCAGACATTTTCACTAAGATTGACGAGGAGACAAGCAAACCCATCGTCGAGCTGATCGTAGATGCGGCAGGGCAAAAGGGCACCGGTCGCTGGACTGTCATGAGCGCGCTGGAGATGGGTGTTAGCATTCCCACCATCATTGCTGCCGTCAACTCCCGGATCATGTCTTCTATCAAGGAGGAGCGGGTCGCAGCTTCCAAACAGCTCACTGGCCCCTCGGCTCGATTTGATGGCGACACTCAGGCGTTTGTAAATAAGATTCGCGATGCCCTTTACTGCTCCAAAATCTGCTCCTATGCCCAGGGCATGGCGCTGATTGGCGCTGCTTCTAAGAGCTTCAACTATGACCTAGACCTAGGCGAGATTGCTCGTATCTGGAAGGGTGGCTGCATTATCCGAGCTCGGTTCTTGAACAAGATCAAGCATGCCTACGATGAAAACGGTAGTCTGGCCAACCTGTTGCTAGCGCCCGAGTTTAAGCAGACGATTTTAGACCGGCAGGAATCCTGGCGCGAAGTCATCGCGATGGCCGCTAAGCTTGGCATCCCTGTGCCTGCTTTTAGCGCCTCGCTAGACTACTTCGACAGCTACCGACGCGATCGCCTGCCCCAAAACCTCACCCAGGCTCAGCGAGATTACTTCGGTGCTCACACCTACGAGCGGGTGGATAAGGCGGGCACCTTCCACACCGAGTGGATGAAAGAAGCGGCAAAGGTGTAA
- a CDS encoding aldehyde dehydrogenase: MTALVTPSTADCLQAQRDFFATGVTKALDFRIDQLKRLKAAVLKYQDDIVAAAKADLGRPEYEAYFEIGVLSELDFIVKHLKSWAKPKRVGVTLTQLPASAWIQPEPKGVVLILGPWNYPFQLVISPLMGAIAAGNCALVKPSEIAPATSQVVAKLIKDTFDPAYIAVVEGGVETAQELLAHRFDHIFFTGGTRVGKVVMAAAAQHLTPVTLELGGKSPCIIDSDKQLETAAKRIVWGKFVNAGQTCVAPDYLLVKESVKPALLDALKQALNTFYGDDPAQSPDLSRIVNERQFDRLVGLLESGTTAVGGQFNRETRYIAPTLLDSVSWDDPVMEDEIFGPILPVLTYHSLDEAIARINERPKPLALYLFTPDKAIEQKVLGETSSGGVCINDVFLQVAAWQMPFGGIGDSGIGAYHGKYSFETFSHHKSVLKKPFWLDMTWRYAPYAKKLDFLKKAINAS, encoded by the coding sequence ATGACTGCTTTGGTAACCCCTTCGACCGCAGATTGTCTACAGGCCCAGCGTGATTTTTTCGCGACAGGGGTGACCAAAGCCCTTGACTTTCGCATCGATCAGCTCAAGCGGCTCAAAGCTGCTGTTTTGAAATATCAGGACGATATTGTCGCTGCCGCAAAAGCCGATCTGGGTCGCCCAGAGTACGAAGCGTATTTCGAGATCGGGGTACTAAGTGAGCTGGACTTTATAGTCAAGCACCTCAAATCTTGGGCCAAGCCCAAGCGAGTGGGCGTCACCCTGACCCAGCTCCCTGCCTCCGCCTGGATTCAGCCAGAACCCAAAGGGGTAGTGCTAATTCTCGGCCCTTGGAACTACCCGTTTCAGCTTGTCATCTCGCCGCTAATGGGTGCGATCGCAGCTGGCAACTGCGCCCTGGTCAAGCCCTCTGAAATTGCCCCGGCCACCTCACAGGTTGTCGCCAAGCTGATCAAAGACACGTTTGACCCAGCTTATATTGCGGTAGTTGAAGGGGGGGTAGAAACGGCTCAGGAGTTGCTGGCCCATCGCTTTGACCACATCTTTTTTACTGGCGGCACCCGAGTCGGTAAGGTGGTAATGGCTGCAGCGGCCCAGCACCTCACACCTGTGACGCTGGAGCTGGGCGGCAAAAGCCCCTGCATTATCGATTCGGATAAGCAGCTAGAGACGGCAGCCAAGCGGATTGTGTGGGGCAAGTTTGTCAATGCTGGACAGACCTGTGTGGCCCCAGACTATTTGCTGGTCAAGGAGTCGGTCAAACCGGCCTTGCTAGATGCGCTAAAGCAGGCGCTAAACACATTCTACGGCGACGATCCAGCTCAAAGCCCTGACCTGAGCCGCATTGTCAATGAGCGGCAGTTTGACCGACTGGTGGGCCTGTTGGAATCGGGAACGACGGCAGTCGGCGGTCAGTTTAACCGCGAAACCCGCTACATTGCCCCCACCCTGCTCGACAGCGTGAGTTGGGACGACCCGGTCATGGAGGACGAAATTTTTGGCCCTATTCTGCCAGTGCTGACCTATCACAGCCTGGATGAGGCGATCGCCCGCATCAATGAGCGGCCCAAGCCCTTGGCGCTGTATCTATTCACGCCAGACAAGGCCATTGAGCAGAAAGTGCTCGGGGAAACCTCCTCTGGCGGGGTCTGCATTAATGACGTGTTTTTGCAGGTAGCGGCGTGGCAGATGCCCTTTGGAGGCATTGGCGACAGCGGCATTGGCGCATACCATGGCAAATATAGCTTTGAGACGTTTTCTCACCACAAGAGCGTTTTGAAGAAGCCTTTTTGGCTGGACATGACTTGGCGCTATGCCCCCTATGCTAAGAAGCTAGATTTCCTGAAGAAAGCCATTAACGCTTCTTAG
- a CDS encoding S-layer homology domain-containing protein, with amino-acid sequence MIQTSWARFTRHTSLAALLMTAMALTGSAAIASSQPDKASGPIQDFDWLYDQSLLKDDDDDDDDDDDDDREGGAVQIQQNRTTTTTTTTVSQTRYTDLVTNYWASDFIYRLSAIEVVEGFPSGAFLPSNNLTQAQFAAMVARAFDRPSVRQPVMIRNLSSSYWAYQSIQSAYSMGFINLSNGTFNPNASLTRLDMLISLARGLGITQVSSGQSVDQLLSVFTDASSIPTQHRVVIAALVERGILVNYPQLRTLNLTQTVSRAEACGFMYQSLAYLGRVEAVQSAYIVNSTNLSNVINTNTTTTTTTTNQNSVEVDDDDDDDDDDDDEGRRRNCNQGIGNGAEGCDPGNSRPRGGSNDEGGRTPGNRP; translated from the coding sequence ATGATTCAAACTAGCTGGGCACGGTTCACACGCCACACTTCCTTGGCCGCTTTACTGATGACTGCGATGGCCCTAACGGGTTCCGCTGCGATCGCATCTTCCCAACCTGACAAAGCGTCTGGCCCCATTCAAGACTTTGACTGGCTCTATGACCAGTCCCTGCTAAAAGACGACGATGACGACGACGACGATGATGATGATGATGATCGCGAAGGCGGTGCCGTTCAAATTCAGCAAAACCGCACCACCACGACCACGACCACCACAGTTTCCCAGACACGCTACACCGATCTGGTCACCAACTACTGGGCCAGCGACTTCATCTACCGTCTTTCTGCTATTGAGGTTGTTGAAGGCTTCCCCAGTGGAGCGTTTTTGCCCTCCAACAATCTGACCCAGGCCCAGTTCGCGGCAATGGTGGCGCGGGCGTTTGACCGCCCCTCTGTGCGGCAGCCTGTGATGATTCGCAACCTGTCTAGCAGCTACTGGGCTTACCAGTCGATTCAATCTGCCTACTCAATGGGCTTTATCAACCTGTCAAACGGTACCTTCAACCCCAATGCCAGCCTGACTCGTCTGGATATGCTGATATCACTGGCTAGAGGCTTGGGCATTACCCAGGTATCGTCAGGCCAGTCGGTAGACCAGCTGCTCAGCGTCTTCACCGATGCCAGCAGCATTCCAACTCAACATCGGGTGGTCATTGCGGCTTTGGTTGAGCGGGGCATCCTGGTCAACTATCCTCAGCTGCGCACCCTCAACCTGACTCAAACTGTCAGCCGTGCTGAAGCTTGCGGCTTTATGTATCAGTCGCTGGCTTACCTAGGTCGGGTAGAAGCGGTGCAGTCGGCCTACATCGTCAACTCCACCAACCTGTCAAACGTCATCAACACTAACACCACCACGACCACCACCACGACCAACCAAAACTCAGTCGAGGTGGACGACGACGATGACGATGACGACGACGATGATGACGAGGGCCGTCGTCGCAACTGCAACCAGGGCATTGGCAACGGCGCAGAAGGCTGTGACCCCGGCAACTCTCGCCCCCGTGGCGGCAGCAATGATGAAGGCGGACGCACCCCCGGCAACCGTCCCTAA